From Daucus carota subsp. sativus chromosome 6, DH1 v3.0, whole genome shotgun sequence, the proteins below share one genomic window:
- the LOC108203539 gene encoding uncharacterized protein LOC108203539 encodes MSEDILYQRRQICKKDNLVLSEMEIESYALAAIDKLLQSVGKSLKHFTQLPQPDESFMNCGEDNLIIEETSYNTVHEYLKHEDMISRLNEDQMSVYQNIMHSVDNKEGGLFFVYGSGGCDEDSSCNISHNSDIAQLLKKMDLIIWDEAPMQHRYAFEALDRTLRDIMKSVAPDRYHKVFGGITVLLGGDFRQILPVINFATRSEIVSASITRSRLWDECRIYLLSINMRVKKDSLIIEDNLIEKFNKWVLDVGDGKIPDCNGEEDGFDGVNIRIPEEFCILKDNFNVEDIIDSTYPDFLLNYQDESYISQCAILSPTNEIVQQVNSVMLQKIPGKCHSYLSIDSAEECGDTDEEFNASYPEEYLHALNEPGLPPHNVMLKKNVVVMLMRYLNQILGLCNGTRMIVRKCLKHCVMCEVISGSHKGSIHFIPRIQMSPSDSRLPFKLNRLQIPLQICYAMTINKSQGQSLDRVGLYLPSCVFSHG; translated from the exons ATGTCAGAGGACATCTTATATCAAAGGCGCCAAATATGCAAAAAGGACAACTTGGTACTCTCAGAGATGGAAATTGAGAGTTATGCGCTTGCAG CTATTGACAAGTTGTTACAGTCTGTTGGGAAATCTCTAAAACATTTCACTCAGCTACCTCAACCTGATGAAAGTTTTATGAATTGTGGTGAAGACAATTTAATCATTGAAGAAACTTCATACAATACTGTACATGAGTATCTTAAACACGAGGACATGATATCCAGACTTAATGAAGATCAAATGTCTGTGTACCAAAATATCATGCATTCAGTGGATAATAAAGAAGGTGGTTTGTTCTTCGTATATGGAAGTGGAGGATGTG ATGAAGACTCATCATGCAACATTTCCCATAATTCTGATATTGCACAACTGTTGAAGAAAATGGATCTTATTATATGGGATGAGGCTCCCATGCAACACAGGTATGCTTTTGAAGCATTGGATCGTACACTACGTGATATTATGAAGTCTGTAGCGCCTGATAGATATCATAAAGTTTTTGGTGGAATAACTGTGTTGCTTGGTGGTGATTTCCGGCAAATACTTCCTGTAATAAACTTTGCAACACGTAGTGAGATTGTTTCTGCAAGTATAACAAGATCTAGGCTGTGGGATGAATGTAGGATATATCTGCTTAGTATTAACATGCGTGTCAAGAAAGATAGTTTGATCATAGAGGATAATTTGATTGAGAAATTTAATAAATGGGTACTCGATGTTGGAGACGGAAAGATCCCAGACTGTAATGGTGAAGAAGATGGCTTTGATGGAGTTAATATTCGGATTCCTGAAGAATTTTGCATTTTAAAAGACAATTTCAACGTTGAAGATATTATTGATTCCACATATCCTGATTTCTTGCTCAACTACCAAGATGAATCATATATATCTCAATGTGCTATCCTTAGTCCAACAAATGAAATAGTTCAGCAAGTGAACTCTGTGATGCTACAAAAGATCCCAGGGAAATGTCATTCATATTTGAGTATTGACTCTGCCGAAGAGTGTGGTGACACTGATGAAGAATTCAACGCATCATATCCAGAAGAATATCTACATGCTTTGAACGAACCTGGTTTGCCTCCACACAATGTTATGCTCAAAAAAAATGTGGTTGTCATGCTGATGAGATATCTAAACCAAATCTTAGGTCTCTGCAACGGCACGAGGATGATAGTACGCAAGTGTTTGAAACATTGTGTCATGTGTGAGGTCATTTCAGGCAGCCATAAAGGGAGTATTCACTTCATACCACGTATCCAAATGTCTCCTAGCGATAGTCGTTTACCATTTAAGCTAAATCGTCTCCAAATTCCTCTTCAGATATGTTATGCAATGACGATTAACAAATCTCAGGGTCAATCACTAGATAGAGTAGGTCTTTATCTCCCAAGCTGTGTTTTTTCACATGGTTAG
- the LOC108203540 gene encoding uncharacterized protein LOC108203540 encodes MDIPIEPVDVLEKISEPVTADISRNDVVEYWSLGPPSETCQHCDAVMWKEESINKKVKKAKSRFSLCCADATIKLPKCKDIPTYLKNLYADPIQGPLFMQNITIYNSMVSFTSMGCNVDRSINKGYGPVIYRLNGIIIHQLGALLPHPGKKPKFCQLYIYDTQNEIANRMSWIDNPVKKGIHASIVQGLITMFDETNILVQKFRQARDRFEEDRIVDLRIQLKVSCSVSGRPNHIIPSDEVAAVLVGNAKYTEGVRDIMVHCKRNSLQRIPEIHPLRAALQYPILFPNGEDGYHEGLEYVKIPGNSKREKKRKNITSKEYYSHCFQVRKNQDYTMRLGGRLFQQFIVDSFSSIEQARLYWVKKHQEELRSDLYSNIRDQFHKGDMDTSNIGQSYILPSSFTGSRRYMQQNFQDALAVCRVIGHPDLFLTMTCNNEWPEIQHMMALLPSCKIENCPDITARVFKLKVEQLCTDIQKNEIFGKCTALMYVVEYQKRGLPHIHMLIWLDSSAKPKTCEAADSLVSAEIPNPVEEPELYEAVKKFMIHGPCGKQNPDSSCMKDHKCTRHFPKKYSSSTTIDQSGFPIYRRCKTSEKVKVRKSELDNQWVVPYNKYLLLRYNCHINLEICAYASSLKYLFKYCLKGHDQATVMINRKRAKDGEGDKPVVVDEIKTFLDGRYICGVEAAHRIYGFDVHHRTISVQRLPYHLPQQKSCTFSSKDKLADVVKHWSIRKSKLEAFFDLNKVDKTARKYCYSQIPQFYVWNGQSTSWSIRKQGFQIGRLTYTHHGSGELWYLRMLLCRICGPTSYKDLLLYVAFCIKLSKQPVTLMDGLPMIRNGMKR; translated from the exons ATGGACATTCCTATTGAACCTGTTGACGTTTTGGAAAAAATATCTGAACCTGTCACAGCTGATATATCGA GAAATGATGTTGTAGAATATTGGTCTCTTGGGCCTCCTTCTGAAACATGTCAGCATTGTGATGCTGTTATGTGGAAAGAAGAAAGCATTAACAAGAAAGTTAAGAAAGCAAAGTCTAGATTTTCATTGTGTTGTGCAGACGCAACCATCAAATTACCAAAATGTAAGGATATACCTACTTACTTGAAGAATTTGTATGCTGATCCTATACAAGGTCCTTTGTTCATGCAGAATATTACTATATACAATAGTATGGTCTCTTTCACGTCGATGGGTTGTAACGTTGATAGATCTATCAACAAAGGATATGGCCCTGTTATTTATAGGCTTAATGGAATAATTATTCACCAGTTAGGTGCTTTATTGCCGCACCCAGGGAAAAAACCTAAATTTTGTCAGTTGTATATCTATGATACTCAAAACGAGATTGCAAACCGGATGAGCTGGATTGACAATCCCGTGAAGAAAGGAATACATGCTTCTATTGTTCAGGGTTTAATAACGATGTTTgatgaaacaaatattttagtGCAAAAGTTTCGTCAGGCACGTGATAGGTTTGAAGAAGATCGAATTGTTGACCTTCGCATCCAGCTCAAGGTGTCGTGTTCTGTATCTGGAAGGCCAAATCACATAATTCCATCAGATGAAGTTGCTGCTGTATTGGTTGGTAATGCGAAATACACTGAAGGTGTACGTGATATCATGGTTCATTGTAAAAGAAACAGTCTACAGCGAATTCCCGAGATTCATCCTTTGCGAGCTGCACTACAGTATCCCATATTATTTCCAAATGGTGAAGATGGGTATCACGAGGGTTTGGAATATGTTAAAATTCCAGGAAATTCAAAacgggaaaagaaaagaaagaatatcACTTCTAAAGAATACTATTCCCACTGTTTTCAAGTGCGAAAGAATCAAG ACTACACTATGCGTTTAGGCGGTCGACTGTTTCAACAATTTATTGTTGATTCATTTTCATCAATTGAACAAGCACGCCTATACTGGGTCAAGAAACATCAAGAGGAACTAAGATCAGATTTGTACTCTAACATTCGTGATCAATTTCACAAGGGAGACATGGATACTTCTAATATTGGTCAGTCGTACATATTACCTTCGTCATTTACTGGATCTAGAAGGTATATGCAACAGAATTTCCAAGATGCTCTAGCTGTGTGTCGCGTTATTGGGCACCCTGATCTATTCCTCACGATGACATGTAATAATGAATGGCCAGAAATACAACATATGATGGCTCTATTACCTAgttgtaaaattgaaaattgTCCTGATATTACAGCCAGAGTATTCAAATTGAAAGTCGAGCAGCTGTGTACCGACATTCAGAAGAATGAAATCTTTGGTAAATGCACAGCAC TTATGTACGTTGTTGAATATCAAAAACGCGGTCTTCCTCACATCCACATGTTGATATGGTTGGATAGTTCAGCAAAACCAAAGACTTGTGAAGCGGCTGATTCATTGGTAAGTGCTGAAATTCCTAATCCTGTCGAAGAACCAGAACTTTATGAAGCAGTTAAGAAGTTCATGATCCATGGTCCATGTGGTAAACAAAACCCAGATTCCTCTTGCATGAAAGATCACAAGTGCACACGCCATTTTCCAAAGAA GTATAGTTCAAGTACCACTATTGATCAATCTGGCTTCCCAATTTATAGACGATGTAAAACATCTGAAAAAGTTAAAGTACGTAAATCAGAGCTTGATAATCAATGGGTTGTTCCATACAACAAATACTTGCTTCTTCGATACAATTGTCACATAAACTTGGAAATCTGTGCATATGCTAGCAGtttgaaatatttattcaaatattgtCTAAAAGGCCATGATCAAGCCACAGTTATGATAAACAGAAAAAGAGCTAAAGACGGGGAAGGTGATAAAcctgttgttgttgatgagatAAAAACATTTTTAGATGGTCGTTACATATGTGGGGTCGAAGCAGCTCATAGAATATATGGATTTGATGTACACCACAGGACCATATCTGTTCAGCGACTCCCTTATCACCTTCCTCAACAAAAATCTTGCACGTTTTCCAGCAAGGATAAATTGGCTGATGTGGTTAAGCATTGGTCAATCCGAAAGAGCAAGCTAGAAGCTTTTTTTGATTTGAATAAAGTAGATAAAACTGCAAGAAAGTATTGTTATAGTCAGATTCCACAGTTTTATGTTTGGAATGGTCAGTCCACAAGTTGGTCAATAAGGAAACAAGGTTTTCAAATTGGCAGACTAACTTACACACATCATGGTAGTGGTGAGCTTTGGTATTTAAGAATGCTTCTTTGTCGAATCTGTGGCCCTACCTCTTATAAAGATCTTTTACTGTACGTGGCATTTTGTATAAAACTTTCCAAGCAGCCTGTGACGCTCATGGATGGCTTGCCAATGATAAGGAATGGGATGAAGCGTTAA
- the LOC108192559 gene encoding uncharacterized protein LOC108192559 gives MGFWQMVFMIKKQKCYNSSDVFELNCFGKDCMEKKPIRNCDGCFEVMIKPSHLKDYDFGVTIPSEFSNVSESWQQAETIFVTHGRLNWNLLVRKRSGRVEILGGWPFLWKKLHLTVGDVCLFIPAGSKLIFQLEVYKFGF, from the exons ATGGGGTTTTGGCAAATGGTATTTATGATCAAGAAACAGAAATGTTACAACAGCTCAGATGTGTTTGAATTGAACTGCTTTGGTAAAGACTGTATGGAGAAAAAACCAATAC GTAATTGTGATGGTTGTTTTGAAGTGATGATCAAGCCTTCTCATCTGAAAGACTATGACTTTGGTGTG ACTATTCCCAGTGAGTTCTCCAATGTTTCTGAAAGCTGGCAGCAAGCAGAAACAATCTTTGTGACTCATGGAAGATTGAATTGGAACCTTTTAGTGAGGAAGAGATCTGGAAGAGTTGAAATTCTTGGCGGGTGGCCATTTCTGTGGAAAAAACTACATCTTACTGTTGGTGATGTTTGCTTATTTATCCCTGCAGGTTCGAAACTAATCTTTCAACTTGAAGTTTATAAGTTTGGTTTTTGA